In bacterium, the genomic stretch ACGGTCGACGCGCAGATGCGGACATCGGTGCCGTCGATCTACGCGGCCGGTGACGTCGTCGGCGGCCTGTTGCTCGCCCACGTGGCGTCGGCCGAGGCCGAGGTGGCCGTCGAAGCGATCGCCGGACACGCCCCGCGGCCGGTCGATCCATTGCTCATGCCGCGCGCCACGTACTCGATCCCCCAAGTGGCGAGTGTCGGTCTGACGGAGAAGCAGGCGCGTGACGGAGGGCACGATGTGGCGGTGGGGCGGTTCCCGTTCACCGCGAACGCGCGGGCCACGATCCTGGGGTCCCGGGACGGATTGGTCAAGATCGTCGCGGACCGGGCCCTGGGCGAGATCCTGGGCGTGCACCTCGTCGGTCCGCATGTCACGGAGTTGCTGCCCGAGGGCGTGCTGGGGCGGGCCCTGGAGGCGACGGTCGTCGAGATCGGCCAGGCGGTCCACGCGCATCCGACGCTCTCCGAGGCCGTCCGCGAAGCCGCGCTCGGGGCGCTGGGCCGTGCGATTCACGGGTGAGTCCCTGCTGCGCCGCATCCTTTGGGCACGCGATTCGGCCGGGGAGGAGGGTCCCGGCGGGGTGCGGAACCTGTGAGGGGGTCGCCGTGACGGCTCGGAGGGCGCAGCTCGTTCGGAGAGGAGAGGCCGCGTGAGCGCGAAAGAGGCCAGGGCGGTAAAGGCCCGCGATGAGCGCACGCCGAAGGCCCTGGGCGTCTCCGACCAGGATCTTCTACAGATGTATTATTTCGTCCGCCTCGCCCGCGCCGTGGATGAGCGGATGTGGGCGTTGCAGCGGTCCGGCCAGGCCGCGTTCGTCATCTCCGGCCAAGGGCACGAGGGCGCCCAGGTCGGGGTGGTGTCCGCGCTCGACCGCGAGAAGGACTGGCTGGTGCCGTTCTACCGATCGGTCGCGGCGGTGCTGGTCAAGGGGATGCCTCCCGCCGAGATCTTTCTGATCCAGCTCAGCAAGGCCACCGATCCGAGCAGCGGTGGCCGGCAGATGCCCGGGCACTACGGGCACTCCGGCCACAAGATTTTGTCCACGAGCAGCCCCGTCACGACCCAGCTCCTGCACGCCGACGGGATCGCCTACGCGGCGAAGGTGCGCCGCACCGGCGAGATCTGCGTCACCGAGGTCGGCGAGGGATCCACGAGCGAGGGGGACTTCCACGAGGCGCTCAATTTCGCCGCGATCCACAAGCTCGGCGTCGTGTTCGTCGTGGAGAACAACGGGTACGCCATCTCCGTGCCCGTGGCGAAGCAGATGGCCGTTCCGAATGTCTCCGCGCGCGCGGTCGGATACGGCATGCCCGGCGTCACCGTGGACGGTAGCCACGTCCTCGAGGTGTACGCCGCGGCCCGCGAGGCGGTCGCGCGCGCACGCCGCGGCGAGGGTCCCACGCTGCTCGAGGTCAAGGTGCCCCGCCTCACGGCGCACAGCAGCGACGATCGACAGGAGAAGTACCGCTCCGCGGACGAGATCGCCCATACGAAGGAACAGGACTCCGTGCACGTCTTCACCGAGGAACTGCGGGCGTGGGGCGTGCTGAGCGAGGCGCGCGAGGCCGAGATCGCCGACCGGGTCCGGCGGGACGTCGATCTCGGCACCGAGATTGCGGAGGCGGCGCCCGTGGTGGACCCGGCCACCGCAACCCGCTACGTGTACTACGAACACGACACGCCTCCCGGCCGGGGTCGCTGACCGTGTCCGACAAGCGCTACCTCGACGCGATCCACGATGCGCTGCACGAAGAGCTGGCGCGCGACGAGCGCGTCATCGTATTGGGCGAGGACGTCGGCCGCAAGGGCGGCGTGTTCGGCGTCACCGACGGGTTGTTTGAGGCGTTCGGCGGGGACCGCGTGCTCGACACGCCGCTCGCCGAGTCGATGATCATCGGCGTCTCGGTCGGCATGGCCGCCAACGGTCTGATCCCCGTCCCCGAGATCCAGTTCGCCGATTTCATCCACCCCGCGTTCGACCAGATCCTGAGCGAGGTCGCCCGCATGCGGTACCGGTCGAACAACGACTACGGGTGTCCGATGACGATCCGGGTGCCGTACGGTGGCGGCGTGCACGGTGCGCTGTACCACTCGCAGTCGATCGAGGCGTTCTACGCCCACATTCCAGGGCTCAAGGTCGTCACCCCGTACACGCCGGCGGACGCCAAGGGGTTGCTCAAGGCGGCGATCCGCGACCACGATCCGGTGCTGTACCTGGAGCACAAGAAGTTGTACCGATTGATCCATGGCGACGTCCCGGACGGGGATGTGACCGTGCCGATCGGCCCCGCCGTCGTGCGGCGCGCCGGTCGCGACGTGAGCATCTTCGCGTACGGCCTGATGGTGCACGAGGCGCTCGGCGCCGCCGAGCGCCTGAGCGGTGAGGGCGTCGAGGCGGAGGTGGTCGATCTTCGTACGCTCCGGCCGCTCGATACGCGCACGATCCTCGACTCGGTGGCGCGCACGAGCCGCGCGCTCGTGGTGCACGAGGACAACCGCTTCGGCGGGTTCGGCGCGGAGATCGTCGCCACCATCGCCGAGGAGGGGTTTCGCCACCTCGACGCGCCGCCGACCCGGCTCTGCGGCCCGGACGTGCCGGGCGTCCCGTTCGCCCACCCGTTCGAGGAATGGTTCATGCCGAACGCCGACAAGATCGCGGCAGCGGCCCGCGCGGTCGTGGCCTACTAGGTCTGTAGCCGTCCGGGTCGCGCAGAGGAGTCCCACATGCCGACGGAAGTCAAGATGCCGCAGTTGGGCGAAAGCGTGCACGAGGGCACGATCGGCAAGTGGCTGAAGCTGCCCGGAGACCGCGTGGCGAAGTACGAGCCGCTCGTCGAGGTGATCACCGACAAGGTCAACGTCGAGATGCCGTCCCCGCTCGCGGGCGTGCTCGGACAGATCCTGGTCGAGGAAGGCAAGACCGTCGCGGCCGGCACGCCGATCGCGCTGATCGACGAGGCGGGCGCCCAGGCGGCGAGGGCCGGCGTCTCGCTACCGGCCGCCGCGACCGCCGCCCCCGCGGGAACCGGCGTCCCGGTGATGTCGGGCGACGGGCGGACCGCGGTCCAGGGTCAGTCCGCGCGCGGAGGCGGGCCGCGTCTCTCCCCCTTGGTCCGCCGGCTCGCGGAGGAGCACCATCTGCCGATCGAAGAGCTGGAGACGATCCGGGGCACGGGCACCGGCGGGCGCGTGACGAAGGACGACGTGCTCCGCCACCTTGAGTCGCGGGGGTCGGCGACGCCGGTCGCGGCGGAGGCCACCGCGCCGGCGCCGGCCCCGGGCGAGCCCGGTGTGGC encodes the following:
- a CDS encoding thiamine pyrophosphate-dependent dehydrogenase E1 component subunit alpha; translation: MYYFVRLARAVDERMWALQRSGQAAFVISGQGHEGAQVGVVSALDREKDWLVPFYRSVAAVLVKGMPPAEIFLIQLSKATDPSSGGRQMPGHYGHSGHKILSTSSPVTTQLLHADGIAYAAKVRRTGEICVTEVGEGSTSEGDFHEALNFAAIHKLGVVFVVENNGYAISVPVAKQMAVPNVSARAVGYGMPGVTVDGSHVLEVYAAAREAVARARRGEGPTLLEVKVPRLTAHSSDDRQEKYRSADEIAHTKEQDSVHVFTEELRAWGVLSEAREAEIADRVRRDVDLGTEIAEAAPVVDPATATRYVYYEHDTPPGRGR
- a CDS encoding alpha-ketoacid dehydrogenase subunit beta; this encodes MSDKRYLDAIHDALHEELARDERVIVLGEDVGRKGGVFGVTDGLFEAFGGDRVLDTPLAESMIIGVSVGMAANGLIPVPEIQFADFIHPAFDQILSEVARMRYRSNNDYGCPMTIRVPYGGGVHGALYHSQSIEAFYAHIPGLKVVTPYTPADAKGLLKAAIRDHDPVLYLEHKKLYRLIHGDVPDGDVTVPIGPAVVRRAGRDVSIFAYGLMVHEALGAAERLSGEGVEAEVVDLRTLRPLDTRTILDSVARTSRALVVHEDNRFGGFGAEIVATIAEEGFRHLDAPPTRLCGPDVPGVPFAHPFEEWFMPNADKIAAAARAVVAY